The following proteins are co-located in the Paenibacillus sp. JNUCC32 genome:
- a CDS encoding beta-N-acetylhexosaminidase — MKFRFEGAVTDVMPGIELLLDELGVELLENGIPVEVALSDGDLEVGRDRDRAYIRYGRKHQFFRGLGLLVQHSRQSDSFHLHERQQFDQIGPMFDLSRNAVLTMDSFKLMLNKMALMGMNSVMLYMEDTYQIEGEPYFGYMRGRYTQAELKEMDDYADQFGIEAFPSIQTLAHLEEFLKWEPIKHYRDTKGALLVGSEQTDSLIERMIEAASAPFRSNKIHIGMDEAEELGRGKYLDHNGYVSRFDIMIAHLDKVLAAVRKRGLKPMMWSDMFLKLAAGGGGDAAYYDKDTSIPEDMARRIPKDVDMVYWDYTHMEPADYEKLIANHRPLGCNLVFAGAVWIFNTFGVNYGLSLNASNVALQVCKQEGIREVYATMWGDDGNEGNPFAALLGLQLYAEHAYSEQEPSPAQLAERVKFCTGIDMESFLLLKDLDEIPGQEPNNAKQSNPSKFLLYQDVLLGMFDKQIEGLDLSNHYAELEQNLRAKRDSTAELDYLFEMPEKLSAVLKRKSEIGILLRQAYDAKDVDTLRHMAKNVLPAISKAVQELRIAHRTQWHRMFKPFGWEVIDIRYGGVITRLETASFRILEYVEGRTARIEELEQERLVFSTTNRDNHKGVGWCSHYYRMASPNVFYHVLNPF; from the coding sequence ATGAAATTTCGTTTCGAGGGCGCTGTTACGGATGTCATGCCAGGCATTGAGCTGCTGCTGGATGAGCTTGGCGTCGAACTTTTGGAAAACGGCATCCCCGTTGAGGTAGCCTTGTCCGATGGCGATCTGGAGGTCGGCAGGGACCGAGACCGCGCCTATATTCGTTACGGACGAAAACATCAATTTTTCCGGGGACTCGGCCTGCTGGTTCAACATAGCCGCCAAAGCGATTCGTTCCACCTTCACGAACGCCAGCAATTTGACCAAATCGGCCCGATGTTCGACCTGTCCCGCAACGCCGTGCTGACCATGGACAGCTTTAAGCTCATGCTGAATAAAATGGCCCTGATGGGCATGAACAGCGTGATGCTGTACATGGAGGACACCTACCAGATCGAAGGCGAGCCGTATTTCGGTTATATGCGCGGTCGCTACACGCAGGCGGAGCTGAAAGAGATGGACGATTATGCCGATCAATTCGGCATCGAGGCTTTTCCAAGCATCCAAACCTTGGCGCACCTGGAGGAGTTCCTGAAGTGGGAGCCCATCAAGCATTACCGCGATACGAAGGGTGCCCTGCTCGTCGGCAGCGAGCAGACCGATTCCCTGATTGAACGGATGATCGAGGCTGCCAGCGCTCCGTTCCGCAGCAACAAGATTCATATCGGGATGGACGAAGCGGAGGAGCTCGGACGTGGTAAATATTTGGATCACAACGGTTATGTGAGCCGTTTCGACATTATGATCGCCCATCTGGACAAAGTCCTGGCTGCCGTTCGCAAGCGCGGCCTGAAGCCGATGATGTGGAGCGACATGTTCCTGAAGCTCGCTGCCGGCGGAGGCGGCGATGCGGCGTATTACGACAAGGACACCTCGATCCCGGAGGATATGGCCCGCCGCATCCCGAAGGATGTGGACATGGTGTACTGGGATTATACCCACATGGAGCCGGCGGACTATGAGAAGCTGATCGCCAATCACCGCCCGCTGGGCTGCAACCTCGTGTTTGCCGGAGCCGTCTGGATCTTTAACACATTCGGCGTCAACTACGGGTTGTCCCTGAACGCATCGAATGTTGCGCTTCAAGTGTGCAAGCAGGAAGGAATCCGCGAGGTATACGCCACGATGTGGGGCGACGACGGCAACGAAGGAAATCCGTTCGCGGCGCTGCTCGGTCTGCAGCTTTATGCCGAGCATGCCTACTCGGAACAGGAGCCTTCCCCGGCTCAGTTGGCGGAACGGGTGAAATTCTGTACGGGCATCGACATGGAGTCGTTCCTCCTGCTGAAGGATCTGGACGAGATTCCCGGCCAGGAGCCGAACAACGCCAAGCAGAGCAACCCGTCGAAATTTTTGCTGTATCAGGATGTGCTCCTCGGGATGTTCGACAAACAGATCGAAGGCCTGGACCTCTCGAACCACTATGCCGAGCTGGAGCAAAACCTGCGCGCGAAGCGCGATAGCACAGCCGAACTGGACTATCTGTTCGAGATGCCGGAGAAGCTGAGCGCCGTCCTCAAACGCAAGAGCGAAATCGGCATTCTGCTGAGGCAAGCCTATGATGCCAAGGACGTCGATACCTTAAGGCATATGGCCAAGAACGTGCTCCCTGCCATCTCCAAAGCCGTGCAAGAGCTGCGCATTGCCCACCGTACGCAGTGGCATCGGATGTTCAAGCCCTTCGGCTGGGAGGTCATCGATATCCGCTATGGAGGCGTCATCACCCGCCTGGAAACCGCATCGTTCCGCATTCTGGAATACGTGGAGGGACGGACGGCACGGATCGAGGAGCTAGAGCAGGAACGGCTGGTGTTCAGCACGACCAACCGCGACAACCACAAGGGCGTCGGCTGGTGCAGCCATTATTACCGCATGGCTTCGCCGAACGTGTTCTACCATGTCCTGAATCCTTTTTAA
- a CDS encoding sulfatase-like hydrolase/transferase: protein MKQPNFIVIYCDDLGYGDLGCYGSDTVKTPHLDGLADEGIRFTNWYSNSPVCSPSRASLLTGKYPARAGVGEILGAKRGSHGLPADEVTLAKALKPAGYRTALYGKWHLGLSEETSPNAHGFDEFFGFKAGCVDFYSHIFYWGQAHGVNPLHDLWENETEVWENGRYMTELITERSVDFIQRSREQEQEAPFFLFASYNAPHYPMHAPQEYMDRFAHLPWDRQVMAAMIAAVDDGVGEIVRALKQAGCYEDTVIFFSSDNGPSSESRNWLDGTEDVYYGGSAGIFRGHKASLFEGGIREPAILSWPNGWEGGQVRDEVAAMMDIAPTFLDLAGVDPAAGPLKGIPLDGSSLKEMLQMREPSPHKQLFWEYQGQLAVREGDWKLVLNGKLDFDRVVPDQIHLSDLSRDPGERSNLADRYPEIVERLSRDVRDWYEEVQRHGS, encoded by the coding sequence ATGAAACAACCGAATTTTATCGTGATTTATTGCGATGACTTAGGGTATGGAGATCTTGGATGCTACGGTTCGGACACCGTGAAAACCCCGCATCTGGACGGGTTGGCTGATGAAGGCATTCGTTTTACGAATTGGTATTCGAATTCCCCGGTCTGCTCTCCTTCACGAGCTTCTTTATTGACGGGCAAGTACCCGGCCCGAGCGGGAGTCGGCGAGATTCTGGGGGCGAAGCGCGGCTCGCATGGACTGCCTGCGGACGAGGTGACGTTGGCCAAGGCGCTCAAGCCTGCCGGGTACAGGACGGCGCTGTATGGAAAATGGCATTTGGGCTTGTCCGAGGAAACCAGCCCGAATGCGCATGGATTTGATGAGTTTTTCGGATTCAAGGCAGGCTGCGTCGATTTTTACTCGCACATTTTTTACTGGGGCCAAGCCCATGGCGTCAACCCCCTGCATGATCTATGGGAAAACGAAACGGAGGTTTGGGAGAACGGCCGGTACATGACCGAGCTGATCACGGAACGATCGGTTGATTTCATTCAGCGGTCGCGGGAGCAGGAGCAGGAGGCTCCGTTCTTCTTGTTTGCGTCGTACAACGCGCCGCATTATCCGATGCATGCGCCGCAGGAATACATGGACCGGTTTGCGCATTTGCCTTGGGATCGGCAGGTCATGGCCGCCATGATTGCCGCGGTGGACGACGGCGTCGGGGAGATCGTGAGAGCGCTGAAGCAAGCCGGCTGTTACGAGGATACGGTCATTTTCTTCTCCAGCGATAACGGACCGTCCTCCGAGAGCCGGAACTGGCTGGATGGAACGGAGGACGTGTATTACGGGGGAAGCGCGGGGATTTTCCGGGGGCATAAAGCAAGCCTGTTCGAGGGCGGAATCCGCGAACCTGCCATATTGAGCTGGCCGAACGGATGGGAAGGCGGACAAGTGCGAGATGAAGTGGCGGCTATGATGGACATCGCACCGACCTTTTTGGATCTGGCCGGCGTCGATCCGGCGGCAGGACCGCTTAAAGGCATACCGCTGGATGGAAGCAGCCTGAAGGAAATGCTGCAAATGCGCGAGCCGTCGCCGCATAAGCAGTTGTTCTGGGAGTATCAAGGCCAACTGGCTGTCCGGGAAGGGGATTGGAAGCTGGTGCTGAACGGAAAACTCGATTTTGACCGGGTGGTTCCGGATCAGATTCACCTGTCCGATCTGTCCAGGGATCCCGGGGAGCGCTCCAACCTGGCGGACCGTTACCCGGAGATCGTGGAACGGCTTAGCCGGGATGTGCGAGACTGGTATGAGGAAGTGCAGCGGCACGGATCCTGA
- a CDS encoding AraC family transcriptional regulator: MSLTVNQRPSREEYFNNPAHFETQLGLWIFKSGSHPFFTEKVGPRSVEFYSIHFVASGRVRFGWDGSSISLSEGDLFCLFPGSVYTYVKDCDEPSTMITWTAFMGELMPSILKHVDLCPERPYRQNAFRDDALAVIKDIQRLLRQPQQDHSLQLMSLGFQLIHSIDPNRDQHLPAASAASDWLESVPGYMGLHCTENLSVEELAAWAGVHRSHFTRAFTRRYGISPSRYMQQLIMEKATRLLSAEGTSITQTALSLGYSDLFTFSRAFTRYFGMTPSAFVKANRPSSRTSE; this comes from the coding sequence ATGAGTTTAACAGTGAATCAGCGGCCATCCCGAGAAGAATACTTTAACAACCCGGCTCACTTTGAGACACAACTGGGATTATGGATATTCAAATCCGGATCCCACCCCTTTTTCACCGAAAAAGTCGGTCCCCGGTCCGTCGAATTTTATAGTATACATTTCGTTGCCAGCGGCAGGGTGCGGTTCGGATGGGACGGCAGCAGCATCTCCCTCTCGGAAGGCGATCTTTTCTGCCTTTTCCCCGGCTCGGTCTATACATATGTCAAGGACTGCGACGAGCCGTCCACCATGATCACCTGGACGGCCTTTATGGGCGAGTTGATGCCGTCCATATTGAAGCATGTCGATTTATGTCCGGAACGGCCCTATCGTCAAAATGCCTTCAGGGACGATGCCTTGGCAGTCATCAAGGACATTCAGCGATTGCTCCGGCAGCCCCAGCAGGACCATAGCCTTCAGCTGATGTCGCTGGGATTCCAGTTGATCCACAGCATCGATCCCAACCGGGACCAGCACCTCCCCGCTGCTTCGGCTGCTTCCGACTGGCTCGAGTCCGTGCCCGGATATATGGGGCTTCATTGCACGGAGAACCTGTCCGTGGAGGAGCTTGCCGCCTGGGCCGGCGTGCATCGCAGTCACTTCACCCGCGCGTTTACCCGCCGATACGGCATCTCTCCGTCCCGCTACATGCAGCAGTTGATCATGGAGAAAGCGACCCGCCTGTTATCCGCCGAGGGAACCAGCATCACGCAAACCGCTTTATCTCTGGGCTATTCGGATTTGTTTACGTTCTCCCGCGCCTTTACCCGGTATTTCGGAATGACGCCAAGCGCATTCGTGAAAGCGAACCGCCCATCATCGAGAACAAGCGAATAA
- a CDS encoding RNA polymerase sigma factor, with product MQIDSLRPGGDITETYELYGDMLFKIAMVYLGNKQDVEEAIQETFIKLIYKAPDFRDQEHKKAWLIRVITNHCKNMQGSLWRKRVTKMEHMNDYFVEPSERTLMDNVMSLPFKYKSVIHLFYYEDYSVKEIAGILQINESAVKMRLQRGRKLLRMDLEGEDD from the coding sequence ATGCAGATCGATTCGCTCCGGCCGGGCGGAGATATTACGGAAACCTATGAATTATATGGCGATATGCTTTTTAAAATAGCGATGGTGTACCTTGGGAATAAACAGGATGTCGAAGAAGCCATTCAGGAGACGTTCATTAAACTGATATATAAAGCGCCCGACTTCAGGGATCAGGAGCATAAGAAAGCTTGGCTCATCCGGGTGATTACGAACCACTGCAAGAACATGCAAGGGAGCCTGTGGCGCAAGCGGGTAACCAAAATGGAGCATATGAACGATTATTTTGTCGAACCGTCGGAACGGACGCTGATGGATAACGTCATGAGTTTGCCGTTCAAGTATAAGTCGGTCATCCATCTGTTTTATTACGAGGATTATTCCGTTAAGGAAATCGCCGGGATTTTGCAGATTAATGAGTCTGCGGTCAAGATGCGTCTTCAGCGCGGCAGGAAGCTGCTGCGCATGGACTTGGAAGGAGAGGACGATTGA